In the Pyrolobus fumarii 1A genome, one interval contains:
- a CDS encoding 50S ribosomal protein L18 — protein sequence MARGPRYKVPRRRRREGKTNYYKRYVMILSGHPRFVVRKTNKYIWVMVVKAKPEGDITVAAAHSRELVKKYGWKGGTKNVPAAYLTGLLAALRALKAGIRYAAPDIGLHRPTRGAKVFAAIKAANDVGLEVPMSPEVAPSEERIRGEHIAKYAEMLETSNPELFERRFSMYLKAGLNPKDLPKHFEEVKTRILEDYKDVLAAVKAGGGVEGGGESN from the coding sequence TTGGCGAGGGGTCCACGCTACAAGGTGCCGAGGCGCAGGAGGCGCGAAGGTAAGACTAACTATTACAAGAGGTATGTGATGATACTCTCTGGTCACCCGAGGTTTGTGGTGCGCAAGACTAACAAGTACATCTGGGTAATGGTTGTCAAGGCTAAGCCCGAGGGCGACATCACTGTTGCTGCAGCCCATAGCCGTGAGCTTGTCAAGAAGTATGGTTGGAAGGGTGGCACTAAGAACGTGCCAGCTGCCTATCTCACTGGTCTCCTAGCTGCACTACGTGCATTGAAGGCTGGGATTCGCTATGCTGCACCCGATATTGGTCTGCACAGGCCCACGCGTGGTGCGAAGGTGTTTGCAGCGATAAAGGCGGCTAACGATGTTGGCCTGGAAGTGCCGATGAGCCCGGAGGTGGCTCCTAGCGAGGAAAGGATACGAGGTGAGCACATAGCGAAGTATGCTGAGATGCTCGAGACGAGTAATCCTGAGCTCTTCGAGAGGAGGTTTAGCATGTACCTAAAGGCTGGTCTAAACCCGAAGGACCTACCTAAACACTTTGAGGAGGTTAAGACGCGCATCCTAGAGGATTATAAGGATGTGTTGGCGGCGGTGAAGGCCGGGGGTGGTGTAGAAGGTGGCGGCGAGTCAAATTGA